The nucleotide sequence ACGATCTGCACGCCGAACTTGGCGAAGGTGCGGTCGATCAGCGGGAAGTTGCCCGGCGCGCTGTTGCGCACCACCACGTCGCCGCCGGTGATGGCACCGAGCGCGAGGAAGGTGGTGATCTCGTGGAAGTCCTCGTCGAAGCGGAACTCGCCGCCGCCCAGCGCATGGCCGCCATGCACCGTGAGGCGCGAGGTGCCGATGCCGTCGATGCGCGCGCCGATCATGGCCATGAAGCGGCAGAACTCCTGCACGTGCGGCTCGGAGGCGGCGTTGGTCAGGGTCGAGGTGCCCTCGGCGCCGACCGCGCACAGCACGAAGTTCTCGGTGGTGGTGACCGAGGCGTAGTCGAGCCAGTGGTCGGTGGGCACCAGGCGCCCGGCGGTGCGCACCAGCAGCGAGCCCTCGGCGCGCTCGACCTGGCCGCCGAAGCTGCGGAACACCTCGACGTGCGGATCGATCTCGCGCACGCCCAGGGTGCAGCCCTTGACGTTGTCCTCGAGCCGCGCCACGCCGAAGCGCGCCAGCAGCGGCGGCACCAGCATGATCGAGGAGCGCATCTCCTCGGGCAGCCGGTGGGCGGCGGCGTCGAACACGGTGTCGCGGTGGTGCAGCGCGAGCGTGCCGGTGGCGTGGTCGAGCTGCACCTCGCTGCCGAGCGTGCGGAAGATGTCGAGGATCTTGCGCACGTCGGTGATGTCGGGCACGCCGTGAAGGCGCAGCGGCTCGCGCGTGAGCAGGGTGGCGCAGAGGATCGGCAGCACCGCGTTCTTGTTGGCCGACGGCGTGATGCGGCCGCGCAGCGGCGTGCCGCCGTGGACGATGAGATTGGACATGTGTGTGGACCCCTGTGTGGGGTGGATGATAGGCCGCGACAAGCCGCGACAGGATGCGACAGGCTTCGCTAGGACTCGTGGCCCGGCGTGCGGCGCGGAATCCAGTGCGCCAGCACGCCGGCCGCGGCGAAGGCGAGCCCGCCCGTGACCGCGATGCCCGCGGCCAGCGACAGGCTGCCCGCGAGGAAGGACAGCAGCGCCGGCCCGCAGGAGGCGCCGATGTCGGACATCAGCCGCCACACGCCGAGGAAGTGCGCGCGGCCGTGGCGCGGCGAATGGTCGGCGCCCAGGGTCATGATCATTCCCGAGCCGATGCCGTTGCCGAAACCGATGGCCAGCGCCGCGACCAGCAGCGTGGCGGCGCCCGTGGTCAGCGGCATCAGCAGCATCGCGAGTCCCATGATCAGCATCGAGGGCACCGCCACCCAGCGCCGGCCCTTCTGGTCCATCACCTTGCCGGCCGGATAGAACACCAGCATGTCGATGCCGCCGGCCATGCCGTAGATCAGCGAAGCCACCGAGGGCGCCAGCGCGAGATGGTCGGCCCACAGCGGGATCACCGCCTGGCGCGAGGCGCGCACCGCGCTGACCAGCGTCACGGCGAAGCCCAGCGTGAGGAACACGCGGCGATGGTCGCGCAGGGTCGAGACGATGGTGGGCTTCGCGGGCGCGGCCTGGCCCGGCGGCGCGGGCGGCAGCTCGAGGTCGGGAATGCGCGCGCCGAGGATGGCCGCGCCGGCCACCGCCACGATGCCGAGCACATAGGCCGCCATCAGGCCGAAGAAATGCACCGCGCCGGCCGCCAGGAAGGGGCCGATGAACATGCCGATGCGCATCACGCCGCCCAGCGTGGACAGCGCCCGCGCGCGGTACTCGACCGGCACCGCCTCGCTCATGTAGCTCTGGCGCGCGAGGTTGTAGACCGCCTGCGACATGCCGACCATGAAGCAGCCGAGCGCGAACAGGCCCAGGTGCGAGGTCCACACGCACAGCGCCATGCCGAGCGCGCTCCAGGCGCCGGCCGCGACGATGGCCCAGCGCTCGCCCCAGCGCATGGTGATCATCGAGGCCGGGATGTTGTTGAGCAGCGAGCCGATGCCGATCAGCGCCATCACCAGCGCCGCCATCGGCACCGAGGCGCCGAGCTCGCGCGCCGTGAGCGGCACGATGGGCAGGATCGCGCCCTCCCCGATGCCGAACAGCAGCGAGGGCCCGAAGGCCGGCACCGCGATGCGCCACAGCGAGAACGAGGGCTGGGAGGAGGACGAAGGGGTGGAGACGGCGGGCGGGGACGACATGCGGCGGGGGCTCTGGCTGGATGCCCTGGCCGCGCGGGGCGCGCAAGGCGCGGCCATTGTCCCGCCGATGGCGCGCCGGCGCAGGCGCACCGCGCAGTGCCCGATGGGGCGGGTACGGCATTGCGGCCCCGAGGCAGCGCGGGCGCTCAGCCCCGCATCGCGTTCGCCACGATGCGCACCGCCGAGGCCACCACGTCGTTGCGCGTCTTCGCGCCCTTGTCGCCCGGGAAGGTCAGGTAGACCGCGAGCACCAGCGGCGCGCCCGAAGCCGGCCACAGCACGCCGACGTCGTTGTTGGTGCCGTAGTCGCCCGCGCCGGTCTTGTCGCCCACGGTCCAGCCGGGCGGCACGCCGGCCACGAAGCGCTCCTTGCTGGTGGTGTTGCCGCGCAGCCAGGCCTCGAGCCGCGCGCGCTGCGGCGCGGCCAGCGCATCGCCGAGCACCAGCCGCTGCACGCTGGCGGCCATCGCGGCCGGGCTGGTGGTGTCGCGCGGATCGCCGGGGATGGCGCTGTTGAGCTCGGTTTCCCAACGGTCGAGGCGGAACACCGTGTCGCCGATGGAGCGTGCATAGGCCGTGACGCCGGCCGGCCCGCCGAGCTGGTGCATCAGCATGTTGGCCGCGGCGTTGTCGCTGTACTGCAGCGTGGCGGCGCACAGGTCGGCCACGGTCATGCCGTCGGCCAGGTGCTTCTCGGTGATCGGCGAATTGGGCAGCAGCTGGGCGCGGGTGTAGCTCAGGCGGCGCTCGAGCAGCGCCGGCTCCTGCGCGGTGGCGCGCTGCAGGATCGCGGCCGCGAGCATCAGCTTGAAGGTGCTGCACATCGGAAACAGCTCGTTGCCGCGGTGCGCGATGCGCGCGCCGCTGCCGGTGTCGAGCGCGTGCACGCCCAGGCGGCCGCCGCAGTCGCGCTCGAGCGCCGCGAGCCGGGCCTCGGCGTCCGGGCCGGAGGCGGCGGACCAGGCCGTGCAGGCGC is from Variovorax paradoxus and encodes:
- a CDS encoding MFS transporter, encoding MSSPPAVSTPSSSSQPSFSLWRIAVPAFGPSLLFGIGEGAILPIVPLTARELGASVPMAALVMALIGIGSLLNNIPASMITMRWGERWAIVAAGAWSALGMALCVWTSHLGLFALGCFMVGMSQAVYNLARQSYMSEAVPVEYRARALSTLGGVMRIGMFIGPFLAAGAVHFFGLMAAYVLGIVAVAGAAILGARIPDLELPPAPPGQAAPAKPTIVSTLRDHRRVFLTLGFAVTLVSAVRASRQAVIPLWADHLALAPSVASLIYGMAGGIDMLVFYPAGKVMDQKGRRWVAVPSMLIMGLAMLLMPLTTGAATLLVAALAIGFGNGIGSGMIMTLGADHSPRHGRAHFLGVWRLMSDIGASCGPALLSFLAGSLSLAAGIAVTGGLAFAAAGVLAHWIPRRTPGHES
- a CDS encoding UDP-N-acetylglucosamine 1-carboxyvinyltransferase, translating into MSNLIVHGGTPLRGRITPSANKNAVLPILCATLLTREPLRLHGVPDITDVRKILDIFRTLGSEVQLDHATGTLALHHRDTVFDAAAHRLPEEMRSSIMLVPPLLARFGVARLEDNVKGCTLGVREIDPHVEVFRSFGGQVERAEGSLLVRTAGRLVPTDHWLDYASVTTTENFVLCAVGAEGTSTLTNAASEPHVQEFCRFMAMIGARIDGIGTSRLTVHGGHALGGGEFRFDEDFHEITTFLALGAITGGDVVVRNSAPGNFPLIDRTFAKFGVQIVHEDGWSRAVRSGPLKVQTPFTANVLTKVEAAPWPYFPVDLLPIFIALGVRAQGNAMFWNKVYDGALGWTGELSKFGAHVFSSDPHRLITFGGSPLVPAVVESPYIIRVAIALFMVASSIEGRSEIRNATPIRRAHPRFVENLRSLGVQVEWTSEE
- the bla gene encoding class A beta-lactamase — its product is MNTSIRRRTLLAAASAVPLASACTAWSAASGPDAEARLAALERDCGGRLGVHALDTGSGARIAHRGNELFPMCSTFKLMLAAAILQRATAQEPALLERRLSYTRAQLLPNSPITEKHLADGMTVADLCAATLQYSDNAAANMLMHQLGGPAGVTAYARSIGDTVFRLDRWETELNSAIPGDPRDTTSPAAMAASVQRLVLGDALAAPQRARLEAWLRGNTTSKERFVAGVPPGWTVGDKTGAGDYGTNNDVGVLWPASGAPLVLAVYLTFPGDKGAKTRNDVVASAVRIVANAMRG